The following are encoded in a window of Anomalospiza imberbis isolate Cuckoo-Finch-1a 21T00152 unplaced genomic scaffold, ASM3175350v1 scaffold_948, whole genome shotgun sequence genomic DNA:
- the LOC137468004 gene encoding calmodulin-regulated spectrin-associated protein 3-like encodes MVAAPPAAAAAMRRGFLVPEIRPLDQYDGARARSAASLAWAIATGYGGAGNVPEELRDPFYTDQYAQEHLKPPVERLLLASDIYCRAWSHALATPCPAPPPGATPAAPPRPEPPPQDLGALLALLAGRGVPPTLQGVPVRAQDLQQRPIHMGAHLALIDSLMAAFVTEATRNLGSPPGAPPGPQNWEPKILAWLDTVNRRLQESTEKEGGGDTPKFGGAPKFGERRSGSGVHAQ; translated from the exons ATGGTGGCGGCccccccggccgccgccgccgccatgcgCCGGGGGTTCCTGGTGCCCGAGATCCGCCCGCTGGACCAGTACGACGGGGCTCGGGCTCGCAGCGCcgccagcctggcctgggccATCGCCACCGGCTACGGCGGCGCCG GGAACGTCCCCGAGGAGCTGCGGGACCCTTTCTACACCGACCAGTACGCCCAGGAGCACCTGAAGCCGCCGGTGGAGCGCCTCCTGCTGGCCTCCGACATCTACTGCAGGGCCTGGAGCCACGCCCTGGCCacgccctgcccggccccgccccccggggccacgcccgcggccccgccccgccccgagccccctccccaggatttgggggcgCTGCTGGCGCTGCTGGCGGGGAGGGGGGTCCCCCCAACCCTGCAGGGGGTCCCGGTCAGGGCCCAGGATCTGCAGCAGAGACCCATCCACAtg GGCGCCCACCTGGCGCTGATCGATTCCCTCATGGCCGCCTTCGTCACCGAGGCCACCCGAaatttggggtccccccccggagcccccccgggaccccaaaattgggaACCCAAAATTTTGGCTTGGTTGGACACG gTGAACCGGAGGCTGCAGGAAAGCACcgagaaggagggggggggggacaccccaaaattcGGGGGcgccccaaaatttggggagcGGCGAAGCGGCTCCGGCGTGCACGCACAAG
- the DSN1 gene encoding kinetochore-associated protein DSN1 homolog, translating into MAAKPERTPRMRPALRASERRETAMEKTAAGPGGSPGPAAAPSPRGSAGQQEGERCPGGASPESGGTAPEPDSAAKAAAAEAPSKPPRPKGTPSSSSRKRRAPGSPRIRRNSFRLSPIVATSQGKRRSWRRSSLKGRRSRRKSLPPVHEEVTGLSQSISLELPEVQRLSLLLLSSFQFSARKLQQVLEESEGFDPEAFAAKVQRGSEEFQRLLQRLLQDGTLGNCLEPTPGDSLDPALVGSVAQVKQLMASLSGELQAWDRLLQQHLEHSQEASRHLEQLRAGTPPWAPPPLPRSPILASRPDYGAMLAQQGPALQSLRLLVDEAQQAGRTVLEFHEESRSFLRGLSEQLASRAFRRLQGSPARKLLQGRLRKVLPEEGE; encoded by the exons ATGGCGGCGAAGCCGGAGCGGACTCCGCGCATGCGCCCGGCGCTGAGGGCGAGCGAGCGGCGGGAAACCGCCATGGAGAAGACAGCGGCGGGACCCGGCGgctcccccggcccggccgctgcCCCGTCcccgcggggctcggccgggCAACAGGAGGGTGAG CGATGCCCCGGCGGAGCCAGCCCTGAGAGCGGAGGAACGGCGCCAG AGCCGGACTCGGCAGCGAAGGCAGCGGCCGCTGAGGCGCCTTCGAAGCCCCCCAGGCCAAAGGGAACCCCGAGCTCGTCCAGCAGGAAGAGAAGAGCCCCGGGCAGCCCCAGGATTCGGCGGAATTCCTTCCGTCTGTCGCCGATTGTCGCCACCTCTCAGGGCAAGCGCCGCTCCTGGCGCCGCTCCAGCCTCAAGGGGCGGCGCTCCCGCCGCAAATCGCTGCCCCCGGTCCACGAGGAGGTCACCG ggtTGAGCCAATCCATCAGCTTGGAGCTTCCTGAAGTCCAGcgtctctccctcctcctcctctccagcttccag ttttcTGCCCGGAAGTTACAGCAGGTCCTGGAGGAATCCGAAGGATTCGACCCCGAGGCTTTCGCTGCCAAAG tccAGAGGGGCTCGGAGGAATTCCAGAGGCTCCTCCAGAGGCTGCTCCAGGATGGGACCCTCGGGAATTGCCTGGAGCCGACCCCGGG GGATTccctggatccagccctggTGGGATCCGTGGCTCAGGTGAAGCAGCTCATGGCCag CCTCTCCGGGGAGCTCCAGGCCTGGGATcggctcctgcagcagcacctggagcactCCCAGGAGGCCTCCAG gCATTTGGAGCAGCTCCGAGCCGGGACCCCTCCCTGGGCCCCTCCCCCGCTTCCCCGATCCCCAATTTTGGCCTCCAGACCCGACTACGGAGCAATGCTGGCCCAGCAGGGCCCGGCCCTGCAATCCCTGCGCCTCCTG GTGGACGAGGCCCAGCAGGCCGGGAGAACGGTGCTGGAATTCCacgaggagagcaggagcttcCTGCGGGGCCTCTCGGAGCAGCTGG cTTCCAGAGCGTTCCGGAGGCTGCAGGGATCCCCCGCGCggaagctgctgcaggggaggcTCCGGAAGGTTCTGCCCGAGGAGGGCGAATGA